The Bernardetia litoralis DSM 6794 genome includes a window with the following:
- the dut gene encoding dUTP diphosphatase: MIENILQVKIINKSSNPLPFYQTEGSAGMDLYANIETPIELDSLERQLISTGIFIELPLGFEAQIRPRSGLAFKHGISIVNSPGTIDADYRGEIKILLVNLSKDKFVIQTGERIAQMVVAKHERVNWQEVQNIEQLSQTDRGSGGYGSTGK, encoded by the coding sequence ATCATAGAAAATATACTTCAAGTAAAAATAATAAATAAATCTTCAAATCCGTTGCCTTTTTATCAAACAGAAGGAAGCGCAGGAATGGATTTGTATGCAAATATAGAAACTCCTATTGAATTAGATTCATTGGAAAGACAACTTATCTCAACAGGAATTTTTATAGAATTACCTTTGGGTTTTGAGGCACAAATACGCCCTCGTAGTGGATTGGCATTCAAACACGGAATTTCTATCGTAAATTCCCCCGGAACTATTGATGCTGATTATAGAGGCGAAATAAAAATTTTGTTAGTAAATCTATCTAAAGATAAATTTGTTATCCAAACTGGAGAAAGAATTGCTCAAATGGTAGTTGCAAAACACGAACGTGTAAACTGGCAAGAAGTGCAAAATATAGAACAACTTTCTCAAACAGACAGAGGAAGTGGTGGTTATGGAAGTACAGGGAAATAA
- a CDS encoding 3'-5' exonuclease: MKKTTNLSNLMVIDIETVASHATFEELPENLQLLWEKKAARISPDQTAKEAFEEKAGIYAEFGKIVVIGIGFFTVQKNEAGKEEQVFRVKSLASDNEKKLLEDFIKVVKKFGKNLQFVAHNGKEFDFPYICRRMLINGLDIPYALDISGKKPWEINHIDTMHMWKFGDYKNFTALSLLAAVFGLATSKDDIDGSEVNDVYYKENDLNRIAVYCAKDVILTGQLFLRMQNLPIIKEENIIVVE, from the coding sequence ATGAAAAAAACGACTAATTTATCCAATTTAATGGTTATCGATATAGAAACGGTTGCCTCTCACGCTACTTTTGAAGAATTACCAGAAAATTTACAACTTCTTTGGGAGAAAAAAGCTGCACGAATTTCTCCAGACCAAACAGCAAAAGAAGCCTTTGAAGAAAAAGCAGGGATTTATGCCGAATTTGGAAAAATAGTGGTTATTGGAATTGGTTTTTTTACTGTTCAAAAAAATGAAGCTGGGAAAGAAGAACAAGTTTTTAGAGTCAAATCTTTAGCTTCTGATAATGAAAAAAAACTTTTAGAAGATTTTATAAAAGTGGTCAAAAAATTTGGTAAAAATTTGCAGTTTGTGGCACATAATGGAAAAGAGTTTGATTTTCCTTATATCTGTCGTCGTATGCTCATCAATGGGCTTGATATTCCTTATGCTTTAGATATTTCAGGTAAAAAGCCTTGGGAAATAAATCATATTGATACCATGCACATGTGGAAATTTGGCGACTACAAAAATTTTACGGCTCTTTCTCTTTTGGCTGCCGTTTTCGGACTCGCAACCAGCAAAGATGATATTGATGGAAGTGAAGTAAATGATGTTTATTACAAAGAAAATGATTTGAATAGAATTGCTGTTTATTGTGCAAAAGATGTGATTTTGACAGGACAGTTATTTTTGAGAATGCAGAATTTGCCGATTATTAAAGAAGAAAATATTATTGTTGTGGAATAA
- a CDS encoding sugar phosphate nucleotidyltransferase, whose translation MKIIIPMAGRGSRLRPHTLTVPKPLVPVVGKPIVERLVEDLARSSKEKIEEIAFIIGDFGEEAEKELLKVAENAGSKGKIYHQDAPLGTAHAIMCAKESLEGNVIVAFADTLFKADFSIDTQSDGVIWVQKVADPSAYGVVQLDENDVINNFVEKPKEFVSDLAIIGIYYFRDGKYLRSELEYVIDNNIKDKGEYQLTTALENMRQKGTKFRTGQVEEWLDCGNKDAVVFTNQRYLEYLADRKTETLISSSAKIENSVIIEPVFLDEGVHLKNSVVGPHVSIGKNTHIHNSRVQNSVIQSDTLVENALLENTMLGNFVKYNGKTENVSLGDYSEVKK comes from the coding sequence GTGAAAATTATTATTCCAATGGCAGGACGTGGTTCTCGCCTTCGCCCTCATACGCTTACCGTTCCCAAACCTTTAGTTCCTGTGGTAGGAAAACCAATCGTTGAACGTTTGGTGGAGGATTTGGCTCGCAGCTCAAAAGAAAAAATTGAAGAAATTGCTTTTATTATTGGTGATTTTGGTGAAGAAGCCGAAAAAGAACTTCTGAAAGTAGCCGAAAACGCAGGCTCAAAAGGAAAAATTTATCACCAAGATGCTCCTCTCGGAACTGCACATGCAATTATGTGTGCAAAAGAATCTTTAGAAGGAAATGTCATTGTAGCCTTTGCAGACACACTTTTTAAGGCAGATTTTTCAATAGATACACAAAGTGATGGTGTAATTTGGGTGCAAAAAGTAGCTGATCCATCAGCTTATGGTGTTGTTCAATTAGATGAAAATGATGTTATCAATAATTTTGTAGAAAAACCAAAAGAATTTGTATCAGATTTGGCAATTATTGGAATTTATTATTTTAGAGACGGAAAATATTTGCGTTCAGAATTAGAATATGTCATCGATAATAATATCAAAGACAAAGGAGAGTATCAACTCACAACAGCATTGGAAAATATGCGCCAAAAAGGAACAAAATTCCGTACTGGGCAAGTAGAAGAATGGTTAGATTGTGGAAATAAAGATGCAGTAGTATTCACAAATCAACGTTATTTGGAATATCTGGCAGACCGAAAAACAGAAACATTAATCTCTTCAAGTGCAAAAATTGAAAATTCTGTCATTATCGAACCTGTATTTTTGGATGAAGGCGTTCATTTGAAAAATAGTGTTGTTGGACCTCATGTTTCTATTGGAAAAAATACGCATATTCATAATAGTAGAGTGCAAAATTCTGTTATTCAATCAGATACACTTGTCGAAAATGCACTTTTAGAAAATACCATGTTGGGTAATTTTGTGAAATATAATGGAAAAACTGAAAATGTGAGTTTGGGTGATTATTCAGAAGTAAAAAAATAG
- a CDS encoding type ISP restriction/modification enzyme — translation MTTKDYLNIVSKRFQSGISREHSYRGDLETLIRNLVQGIEITNEPANVTDCGNPDYVITNGKIPIGYIEAKDIDKDLNSKSFKEQFDRYKKALDNLIITDYISFQFFQNGKLIHEIRIADVDGNNLRLIPENYAKFENLIKEFCSYVGQTIKSSKKLAKLMAGKARLLQDILERAVTSDEKTKEDTSIKAQYDTFKKILIHDLEPTDFADIYAQTLAYGMFAARLHDENLNDFSRQKTAELIPKSNPFLRKLFGYVAGYDIDERIITVVDNLAEVFRATDIEQLLKNFGKSTQTNDPIIHFYETFLAEYDPKLRKAKGVWYTPEPVVNFIVRSVDEILKTEFGLPYGLADTSKTKIKIKTDIANKNFKSGYKEVEKEVHKVQILDPATGTGTFLAEVVKFIYNKNFQSMQGAWSGYVEEHLIPRLNGFELLMASYAMAHLKLDMLLTETGYKSKTNERLNIYLTNSLEEHHEDTGTLFSSWLSNEANEANYIKRDVPVMCVIGNPPYAVSSTNKGEWIEKITADYKKNLNERNIQPLSDDYIKFIRYGQHYIQKNGSGILAYISNNSFIDGIIHRQMRNNLLETFDKIYILDLHGNARKKEVSPDGSADQNVFDIMQGVSINIFVKTGKKKAKQLGKVYHHELFGKREAKYDFLIENSLPKIKWKTLKSKKPYYFFVAKNFELLDKFNTSLDLRELFSKNSIGIATGKDAELVDFTKDNLLDKYDIEPTPFYYRPFDTRFTIFDNKILQRARFDLMSNYLKGNIGLNIVRQSKQKGVESLVSKNITCKHLITGETYNFPLYLYPESPKTNLFSSKTELKKQELAIQLKALVAHHKKIDVFFHKTILPFFEKIKNLTQNEIISLEEHRSTYEESVASVEHVKEQLQNLENPQTELIPTETSRKPNLNTKIVSEVAHKLGLAFTNEKENKKDTFAPIDILDYIYAVLHSPTYREKYKEFLKIDFPRVPYPKDTKTFWELVKLGSEIREIHLLESKKIEHFITTYPVEGNDIITTKIAKKDWKLFDIKNQLGRIWINETQYFDNIPLVAWEFYIGGYQPAQKWLKDRTTRKLSFKDILHYQKIIVALSETDRIMKEIDKIEIE, via the coding sequence ATGACAACAAAAGATTACCTAAATATAGTAAGCAAAAGATTTCAATCTGGAATTTCTAGAGAACACTCATACAGAGGAGATTTAGAAACACTTATTAGAAATTTAGTTCAAGGAATTGAAATCACAAACGAACCTGCAAACGTAACCGATTGTGGGAATCCTGATTATGTAATCACAAATGGAAAAATTCCGATTGGATATATTGAAGCAAAAGATATTGATAAAGATTTGAATAGCAAATCATTCAAAGAACAATTTGATAGGTATAAAAAGGCACTAGACAATCTGATAATAACAGATTATATTTCATTTCAATTTTTTCAAAATGGAAAACTAATTCATGAAATCCGAATTGCAGATGTTGATGGAAATAATCTAAGACTAATTCCAGAAAATTATGCAAAATTTGAGAATCTGATAAAAGAATTTTGTTCTTATGTTGGTCAAACTATCAAATCGTCAAAGAAATTGGCCAAACTAATGGCTGGTAAAGCACGATTATTACAAGATATTTTGGAAAGAGCTGTTACTTCTGATGAAAAAACAAAAGAAGATACATCGATAAAAGCGCAATATGATACTTTCAAAAAAATATTAATTCACGATTTAGAACCTACAGATTTTGCTGATATTTATGCTCAAACTTTAGCTTATGGAATGTTTGCAGCACGATTACACGACGAAAACTTAAATGATTTTAGCCGACAAAAAACTGCCGAATTAATCCCAAAATCAAATCCATTTTTACGAAAATTATTTGGATATGTGGCTGGATACGATATTGATGAAAGAATTATAACAGTTGTAGATAATCTTGCAGAAGTATTTAGAGCAACCGACATCGAACAATTATTAAAGAATTTTGGAAAAAGTACACAAACCAATGACCCAATAATTCATTTTTATGAAACATTTTTAGCTGAATACGACCCAAAATTACGCAAAGCCAAAGGCGTTTGGTACACACCAGAACCAGTTGTAAATTTCATTGTTCGTTCGGTAGATGAGATTCTAAAAACTGAATTTGGGTTGCCCTATGGATTAGCAGATACGAGCAAAACCAAGATTAAAATAAAGACAGATATTGCTAATAAAAATTTTAAAAGTGGTTACAAAGAAGTAGAAAAAGAAGTGCATAAAGTTCAAATACTTGACCCAGCAACTGGAACAGGAACTTTTTTGGCAGAAGTAGTAAAATTTATCTACAACAAAAATTTCCAATCTATGCAAGGTGCATGGAGTGGTTATGTAGAGGAGCATTTGATACCAAGATTAAATGGTTTTGAATTATTGATGGCTTCTTATGCTATGGCACATCTAAAATTAGATATGTTATTGACTGAAACAGGCTACAAATCAAAGACAAATGAAAGATTAAATATTTACCTAACCAACTCCTTAGAAGAACATCACGAAGATACAGGGACTTTATTTTCTAGCTGGCTCAGTAATGAGGCAAATGAAGCCAATTATATAAAACGAGATGTTCCTGTGATGTGTGTAATTGGAAATCCTCCCTATGCAGTCAGTAGCACAAATAAAGGAGAATGGATTGAAAAAATTACAGCAGATTATAAAAAGAATTTGAATGAACGAAATATACAACCTCTTTCAGATGATTATATAAAATTTATTCGTTATGGTCAGCATTACATTCAAAAAAATGGAAGTGGTATTTTAGCTTATATTTCAAATAATAGTTTTATTGATGGAATCATTCATAGACAAATGCGAAATAATCTTTTAGAAACTTTTGATAAAATTTATATTTTGGATTTACATGGAAATGCAAGAAAAAAAGAAGTTTCTCCTGATGGTTCGGCAGACCAAAATGTTTTCGATATTATGCAAGGTGTGAGTATCAATATTTTTGTAAAAACAGGAAAAAAGAAAGCCAAACAATTAGGTAAAGTTTATCATCATGAACTTTTTGGAAAAAGAGAGGCAAAATATGACTTTTTAATTGAAAATAGTCTTCCAAAAATCAAATGGAAAACTTTAAAATCTAAGAAACCTTATTACTTTTTTGTAGCTAAAAATTTTGAATTATTAGATAAATTTAATACTAGTTTAGATTTGAGAGAATTATTTTCTAAAAATTCCATTGGAATTGCAACAGGAAAAGATGCCGAGCTTGTAGATTTTACTAAAGATAATTTGTTAGATAAATATGATATAGAGCCAACTCCATTTTATTATAGACCTTTTGACACACGGTTTACGATATTTGACAATAAAATATTACAAAGAGCTAGATTTGATTTGATGTCAAATTATTTAAAAGGAAATATTGGGCTAAATATTGTAAGGCAATCAAAACAAAAAGGAGTAGAAAGTTTAGTTTCTAAAAATATTACTTGTAAACATCTAATTACTGGAGAAACTTATAATTTCCCTCTCTATCTCTATCCTGAAAGCCCAAAAACGAATCTATTTTCCTCAAAAACAGAACTAAAGAAGCAAGAATTAGCGATTCAATTAAAAGCTCTTGTTGCACATCACAAAAAAATTGATGTCTTTTTTCATAAAACAATTTTACCTTTTTTTGAAAAAATTAAAAATCTTACCCAAAACGAAATTATATCTCTTGAAGAACATAGAAGCACTTATGAAGAGTCAGTAGCAAGTGTAGAACACGTAAAAGAGCAATTACAAAATTTAGAAAATCCACAAACTGAATTAATACCAACAGAAACAAGTAGAAAACCTAACTTAAATACAAAAATAGTTTCAGAAGTTGCTCACAAATTAGGTTTGGCTTTTACCAATGAAAAAGAAAACAAAAAAGATACTTTTGCACCAATAGATATTTTAGATTATATCTATGCTGTTTTGCATTCGCCTACTTATAGAGAGAAATATAAGGAATTTTTAAAGATTGATTTTCCTAGAGTTCCTTATCCAAAAGACACAAAAACGTTTTGGGAATTGGTAAAACTAGGTAGTGAAATTAGAGAGATTCATCTATTAGAAAGTAAAAAAATAGAGCATTTTATTACTACTTATCCAGTAGAAGGGAATGATATAATTACGACTAAAATTGCTAAAAAAGATTGGAAATTATTTGATATAAAAAATCAGTTGGGCAGAATTTGGATAAATGAAACTCAATATTTTGATAATATTCCATTGGTTGCTTGGGAGTTTTATATTGGTGGTTATCAGCCAGCCCAAAAATGGCTCAAAGACAGAACAACTAGAAAATTGAGTTTTAAAGATATTTTACATTATCAAAAAATCATTGTTGCACTATCTGAAACTGATAGA